The Pungitius pungitius chromosome 10, fPunPun2.1, whole genome shotgun sequence DNA window CTTTTTGATTTCTTGCTTCAGTTTTTGAACAAGCAGTTCTTTATCATGTAATTTCTGTGAGAAAAGAGTTTCATTTTCCAactgcagctgtttgttttcCATCTTCAACTTGCAGTTCTGCTCTTTGTGGTCATTCATGAAAGCAATAATTGCCTGATTGTTGGCAGCTAAATCCATAAACCTCTTCTCCAACagctctcctctctttctttcaccgTCGAGTTCTTTGTGGTGTTCGGCCACTCGTCCCTCCAGGTCTGCGTTGAGTGCTTGCAGGGCTTGACTCCTAAGAAGCACCTCGTCTGCTCTCTGTTTCAACATGACAATCAGACTGGACTGTTCATCTATTCTGGATCTCAGCATCCCAGTCTCCTTTGCTCCCTCCGTAGAAGGCAGCAAAGTGTCCCCAGTGACTGCCAAGGGCCGTCCGTATGCTGGGAACCCGCGGGGAAATAAAATCACATTGTTAAAACATTTAAGATGATACATCAAAGGGAATTGTCATAATTAAATATGACATTTATACTCGAGAAACCAAATAACATTATAGAACTTCATCTGTAATTTGTTTTACTTGTTTGACGCCAATACATGAACGCTTGATTGAAGGGCGTTGggcagcaaaataaataaataaatgaatacattttagcAGGGTCAATCGGTGGGTTTAAGTTTGGAAAGCACCATCATTCCCTGTTGCGTGGCGCAAGTAACACATGCATTCATTTCAAGTGTATTAAGGAGGCGGTGAGATAGTAGTGTGGCCTAAACGTTGACACGTGACCACCTTTACCAAAGCGTTGCGGCCGTCATCGATAATCCGTACGCACCTCCGCCATGCTGTCCCCCACCTCGCCCACGTGTCCCGCATTCGTCGGTGGAGTCGCCAtaacgagttttttttttagttttgcaaAACACGTCGTTTTCTTTTCGCTTTACAGGTTCTTCCAAGTGTCCGTTGCTCGGTCGCCAATGGCAACGTGGTTTAAATCCACCGCTGGGATTCGCCGTGCGGGCGAAGACCCGTCGTGCGGGAGCCGGCCGCCTGGTGGCGCTGTGGGGCTTCTGGTCAGGAGGAGGTGGTGCTCAAAGCGCTATTACTGTTATCACCCCCCTTCGGTCCTTCTTAATAAGTTTTActtcatcgttttttttttcttcttctctcgctGCATTTTAGTTCCTCCCTTTCatactttttaaaatgctgttttattGACTGGCTCTTTTTTCCATCAATTTATACTAATATGTACTTGTACGTCTAAGGCTACGTTCAGCTTGGTGTGGTAACGGGCCTCGAACCGCAGACACGAGGATCAGATCGGACCTGCGTGGCATTATGCAGATTCCAGGGCCGCAGGGGTTTATCCGCGGGGCCCGGGCCGCGGGGGGAGCGGCCCTGGCGGCCTTTGTCCACGCCCCTTTTCATCAACTAGCGGGCCAAGAAAGACGGACAGAAGAAAGCGACAGCATCCCGGCCCGAgtccctgcagctcctccatctgCACAGCGGAGCTGGACGGACCAGCCAGAATGTGGAGAGCACTGCTACTTCAGCTCTTTCTCGTCTTCGTGTGCTGTGTTAGATGGAGCCGTTCTGAAGGTAAGaagtgggattttttttgtttcttgtcccccccccccctcttttttgtgtctttcacCAACAGGCTGTCAGCTGAATGATTTATTGAGGACCTGCAGAGCTGTTGTGCTGCTAGTGAATCACTCAGTGCACTTGTTGCTCATCAAAACAAACCAGCCACAGGGCAGGGGAGTTTGAATTGTTCCTGGATTGAAATGCTGCtgaatttaaaatcaatgaAGTAACCATCCAATTAGTAACACAAGTTTGATGAGGAGAAAACCCTTGATGGTAGTTTAAAAAGCAGTTATAAGCGGTTATAATGAAACTACACGATCATCACCAGTCATTTTGATGTGGTTTACAAGGTGATGTTGTTCCGGCTCGAGAAGCTAAACGTTTTTGCCACATAGTATTACTTTAACGGTTGAGCACAAAGCCTCCCTCAGACAGATTGGAAGTTCTCTTGAGGAACTTTTGCCTGAGCTGTGCTGTTGCTAGGTAACAGAAAAAGAGCATGTGACTCACAGACAATCTGCGAGGACTGAAAGCCGCTGGTACAAATCTCATTCCGTTGAGCAGATTTTAATTGTCGAACCACCACTGATTTGAGTTCAATTCCAGCTCGAGGAGGAACCTTGTTTTCTCAGGTTAGACGCAGACGGACAAAATGCTGCCGTTGTGCTCTTTATACACGACAGCCTTGTGTTTGTCTCCTGTGTTGCAGCCCTGCTAGTTCCTACGTCTCAAATCGTAATCTGCTTTCTTTTTGCTCAACCCTTAGTATGTAAGCTCCTTAGTGTGAATCAAGCAACTAATtacactgcagctgctgcagaatgAAACCAGTTAAGTGaaaaaacgtacaaagactaaGGTCACAGTTATgagctttctgtctttcttccttttttatttttagatcttGGTGCTAGATTTATTTCCTCACTTGCTAAAAGactcaaatcaaaccaaaagggGCGGACTGTATGTGGCAAAAGAGAACACTTTGAATCCCAGCAGTCGCAGTAGGCCCACTTGTAGCTAACCTTTGCGGGTGACAAATCATGTGTACAAAATGATGACTGCACTAAAACGTCAGATCCCCAGTTGACTTGGTCAGCATGTTCAGGGTGATCATCAGCCAGGATTTGTTGTCATATGCTGACACAGATGTTTCATTGCAattccaaaaaataaatgatctttgATCTGAATTCAAGTTAATATCTATTCCAAGTGCTTGACATCTACCGGTCTGGACCACTTTAtttgtatagttttaaaaccagaGAACAGGATAATTTCTCTAATCTCCGCTTCAGCCGCCACAAGAATCCTTTAGTTTGATAATTGTTTCTGCATGACCTTGTGTAACACATTATCCAGCTGATGGGGCTTGATATTCTGTTGCAGAATGCTTACGCTGGCATTAATAGCTAATTTGACAGTGAGAGTTAGTCATTTTTGCTGTTCTGGACAGTTTGTTTGACTAAATGAAGTTGTTTACTTCAGGAAATCATTTGCTGGGGTAATCTTAATAGCGTATTAACTGCACAGTAAGAACTTTGGTGGTGTTAGAAATTAAGATTTTATTTATATCACTATCAAAAGCAGACATGTTTGTCCTGCTTGTGTTTTGGTCAGGTGTGGGGTTTGGTccgtattttcttttaaatcaccTCACTCAATCTATCTTTAGTTTAAGTCTATAATAGCTATCGCGTCCAAACTATGCGAGAGTCACAAACTTGGCCGGCACATGCAAGTTAAACCTCACGCATGCCGCCTTTTTTCCGGTAAAAGAGCCTAAATCCGGGTGCAACACTTGGACAATAGGAACACAGTTGGCACAGACCGAGGGCAAATCCCTTTTCTCCCCACAGCGTTCACGGTCTACCTTACAGACGCGTTTATGATGGAGTTCAGCCTAAAAACAAGTTGTCCAAGAGGCTCTGTCATTGTATGGTGACAACTTAATTTATGATTCTTttcactcgctgctcttgttaAGGcgcgtacaaaaaaaaaaaaaaaaaatcatgttgaGTATTCCTTCAAATCTAAGCAGGCCCGAGGCTTTATTCCACAGTCTATTTATTCCTCCCTTCTGCTCCCGTTGCCCAGGCCCCTCCGTTTTTCACTGTTTTGTGTGCAGCCAGTAGGAGCCGAAGTCACTTGTTTGGCAATTGACTGCATTCTGCTGCATTGATTTCCATATGAAACAGGCAGCGGCACTCCGCTCTGACAGCACGGATGGGTCCGGCGTTTCATGCTGCCAGCGGACGTTTTTCTccacttctgttttttcttcccccccccccccccccaaacgcatTCACTGAGTGTGTGGAGCGCCGCGCCAAAACAAGCTTTCAGGCGCCCCACGTGACAAGAAAGAGACGTGTCAGCGGCCGTGGACAGGTGTTATCTTAATGGGTGGCCGTGAAAGGGGAGCTTATGTCCCACTTTTGTTTTACTTATCGCAGGAAGTAAGCTTTACTGTACTCTCCTTTCCGCTGAGTGGTTTTTAGGGTGACACTTCCAGTTATGAGTTTGCATCCCTGCCGGCACCTCTTTTGTGCTATTGTAAATTCACAGCGGGGTTTAAGGCCTATGAAGGGCTTCATTCTAATGAAAATTCCTCCATTACTCTTCTTTGTTGGGCAATAGTAGGGCGTCCTTATCTTCCTGGATGGATAGTGCGGTGCTCTCTCCTGCTGTGGGTTTAAGTTGCTAATTAGGAAAGACGAGtcgagaaagaaggaaaaggaaaacattaaatCACATGAAAACACTTGAACAAAAAGCACTGTTTCAGATTATACCCTCTTAACAGCAAATGTTCCACTGTTTACCCTGGCTTTTACCTTCTTGAACAATGGTTTGAAACTGGGAAATTGTGACTTTATGTGAATGACAAAAATTTGAGGATTAGGGAAAAGCTACAAAGAAGAAGTTCTTTCTCAGAATGTAAGAAGAAGCCTCGCGTAAAATCGTGCCATTGAAAGGTTCAGCCTCAGTGTATCTGTCACCTTTCCCAGAAGTGATACTGTCAGGAAACACTGGGTGCATTTGAAAGCGTCCAGCAGATTGGTTTCTCCTTGACATACGTGGTTTTAAGTTATCAACCAAGGTCTGTCTACACTGTATAACCATCTTGATCTGTTCCCAAGCACATTTAGACGGGTCTATTCCATTCATTTGTTTAGCGAATCAAttcattcaattaaattaaataaactgTGTGCACCTGCACAAAGAGTAGTGTTGTCTGGACAGACAAGACTTTAATGTATTGAATCCCCCCCCGTCATTGTTGAGTGAAATATTGTGTCTTCTGATTAAATAGTTTAGCATCTCTGAGCAGTTTGTACATTGTATGCAATCCTGCTGCCGTGCTATAGATGAGGCTGAAATCTCCGGGATCACTGCCTTGCAACAAAGGCTCCCTTTGAGAAGATTGTGAGCAATCTTATCATTAGTAAactgagcaggaaaaaaaaaggaaggagttAAATATGCAGCTTGTTTCGCTGGGTTGATCGTGGAGCTGTTTGCTGTTTTGCCGGCTAATTTATGTGGGACGGATTCCTGATGTATTAAAAGACACCGAATCCGCAACTGTTGTATAAGTGATCCACTTGTAGAGAACATACAGACATGATAAATCTCCTCAGCCTATAGGTTTGCAGGTgtgagaatacattttttgaactTTAACACATTATATTTTGTGCCCAGCTATA harbors:
- the zgc:172182 gene encoding coiled-coil domain-containing protein 89, giving the protein MKRGVDKGRQGRSPRGPGPADKPLRPWNLHNATQKPHSATRRPAPARRVFARTANPSGGFKPRCHWRPSNGHLEEPVKRKENDVFCKTKKKTRYGDSTDECGTRGRGGGQHGGAYGRPLAVTGDTLLPSTEGAKETGMLRSRIDEQSSLIVMLKQRADEVLLRSQALQALNADLEGRVAEHHKELDGERKRGELLEKRFMDLAANNQAIIAFMNDHKEQNCKLKMENKQLQLENETLFSQKLHDKELLVQKLKQEIKKLTEKQTNKENEYRFYVPDLCLRFEREAEAVNADVKVKSIQSALDTSASKYRKLEEDFEAFKDHSTSLLLQERELNKKLRHMMV